In Fodinibius saliphilus, a genomic segment contains:
- a CDS encoding putative Ig domain-containing protein, whose product MKRIATLLTLVISTVLIQAAFAQTTISTGKFTTGATLDADANIYALQYDSANDHYDVVKYDAPGYSSSTVLYNGLSYNSYPTDIEIASNGDVYFLDGFDGGPTNGQIITLDASNGYSSTVIASGDYYSALGIDSNDDIFVAQYDGSSTYEVVKYDVSNSYSTSVIYNGLGLNSPYSRGLTIDTNDNIYVLTDFNLDGANGKIIKLTAPGYSSSIVDQGDYYVGLAADGNGDLFATAYDGTNDHYDVVQYTNGTGTPSVVYNDLTYSGSDYPFGLGSNRALGDLVIPDPFASGDGALYYYDRTDPVTDDADGNLTAGSGVSEPVGIASTLDTSGEAIDIFDFILSDGGSADGLAMTVSEITVNVSGTSTDAERADVTWRLNGNDASNVTGTYDAGADQITFTGLSISIADGGSETYTINAYYNDNSSLTEDRTIILSVDGDTDVTTGSGGTSMGTTSAVTNGSGSTIDITASQLAFTTQPASSTSGSALGTQPLVTAQDAFGNTDVDFAETVTLTEASAGSLSGDIDITATSGVATFTDVAYTATADQESFTLTANDEDGSGSDLSTVDANAVSSDVVATKLVFNTQPAPTTVQSGSSTDLTTDPVVQAVDANDVVDTGYSTDITLAEVNGAGSAVMSATGDTDGSSATVSISPSSGEATFSDLQLTYTASGGSDENFNLQASSGGLTTANSTQLTATVNDDPTLTGLPSDVTVTEDTESDVDLSSAIFGDADGDNITVTFTASAGTFSTPADGSGVGAGVTETLVSATEITLAGAPGDINTYLDTNTNIKYTGASNVSGNDAATITVEANDGNGSGDVNLGTVNLDITNVNDNPTLAGLPSDVTVTEDTESNVDLSSSVFGDVDGDNITITLTASAGTFSSPADGSGVGSGVTETKLSATEITLAGAVGDINTYLDTNTNIKYTGNADVNGDNAATISVEANDGNGSGDVSFGSLNLDITAVNDSPTLTGLTSDVSITEDTESNVDLSTATFADVEGDNLTITLTASAGTFSTPADGSGVGSGVTETLVSSTEITLAGSPGDLNTYLDTNTNIKYTGASNVSGDNAATITVEANDGNGSGDVSLGTVNIDITGVNDNPTLSGLPSDITVTEDTESNVDLSLASFSDVDGDNITVTLTASAGTFSSPVDGAGITENLVNSTTITLAGTPADINTYLDTDTNLKYTGDSDVNGNDAATISVEANDGNGSGDVTFGSVNIDITAVNDPPTLTGLPSDVTVTEDTESNVDLSTATFADVEGDNLTITLTASAGTFSSPVDGSGVGSGVTETKVSATKITLAGAPGDINTYLGTSTNIKYTGDTDAFGDDAATISVEADDGISGDISLGTVNLDIDGINDEPTLTATGTDPTFIEGAGTPGTNLFNSITASAIESGQTLTEFTLTVSNIADGTDEILRFDGSDISLTDGNSVTTATNSLSTSVSVSASTATVSFNGAALSASQLQTLVDNLAYRNASDDPTTGSSRVVTITEIIDSGGTANGGDDTAALSLSSTVSLTAVNDAPVLANLDGNNTGVQAGGNAVHIDDGEDATVSNIDSQNYNGGFLIITDKGANNTANGDFSVDGTNAISGGDATIAAGETILVGATSIGTVHAINDGQGGNTLQIDLNSGSTNARVQTLIQNLHWSVAAGSGAQTFTLTLNDADGTSNSGDEDVTADFSMVIGNPPVVGNLDGDTVDFEVGGSAVTLDDGGNVTLSDADSPASLNGGNVTVTVSGNADAAEDLLQIDTGGTISLSGTTAGSNVSVGGTVVGTLANNIANGNDLIVHLNTNATLTRVQELLRAIQYKNTASPVSVFSREVSVTLTDNDGLSSITSTVSVNLAGNPPIMTSGNVTKTIDEHTASGTAITDSDAKDGDGGAADANMSYAISSGNQDYNGDGSSAFAIDIDGKLTVDDASDLDYEGSQTFSLTVEATDTFNQSVTQSVTVNLNDLAETFVVDGDSQDSFDSKSEAEERSDGGGLDVYEAIGLAQVESSSLDTIRIKEPQTSTEQIFVSGKSQQVNAVVEIASGVTRTGTNGAYIFSSDGSSFEKIINNGDLEQGQGSSVDPVSAFYLKNTTLTNGFENNGLIKNDFGAATNQAIIIDQTSTIDGDVTNTGTITGAATGIDIRASINGIFSNSGTITGDTYGGYFASDINGNVTNSGTITAVSGNALRIVGAINGTLTNKSGGTLESTNNVALQLGSTDHTVVNRGDLTGGNGTAVELGDGNDTFTAESGTITGVVDGGAGNDTFNGNNAAEQFAGGTGDDIINPGEGSDTITFGDGADEVHGTAQELNGDTITDAADGNTVVLEGETGFGYPATVRTKKDQLEIDLNQDGFGNADDIFVDASGIEGFLLVVTDDGTDTRITITDNTPPSITSNSTINFDENNTGTVVDVEATDGEGNGADQNISYTLSGTDAGLFSIDAKNGEITFKNVPNYETPIDDNTDNSYEVTAEANDGIVTVTQAITITVKDVNESPAITAISDQTINEGSSTNALSFTISDVDNTFGELTITASSSNQTLLPDANITLGGSDGNRTVTLSPAAYQNGSTTVTLAVSDGALSQSTSFTLSVTAVNNEPVISGTPAKTINEDVAYSFTPSASDQEGDNLTFTIQNKPGWLSFDQQTGSLSGTPLNDDVGVYKDIIITVSDGNGGSANLPAYDLTVQNVNDAPVVDAGIADQSTVQNKSFNFTIPADAFDDVDAGDALTLSVAGLPDGLTFDAAKNLINGSATAVDVGSNTVTVTAEDQSGKTVSTTFNLEVSAEVPGKIVLSNPADALTDVKVRPLFEWQKELISQKYEIQIATTSSFASADIVINTDVSGDTKFEPSADLARNTTFFWRVRGINLGVHGDWSAVNSFTTVPKVPAKVVLDSPADQSKDIALQPTLTWNSAARTADYQFQLATGSAFGQGEIIIDQNNITKTEIGVTSQLDRKTTYYWRVRGKNTGGEGEWSSTFQFVTLPAIPAKVTLKSPGDQHGSFPLDGTLSWETVSGASSYEIQISNDSEFSDVVVSKKNINTEKYILDGQLSDFSTYYWRVRAWNSAGNGNWSNSRSFMTVAQAPVLTFPADQEKDISIAPELSWQSGYEKTSFRVKIATEDQLQDIVTDTVVESTTLSLEGLATNTPYYWHVRVESNGSTSPYSSIYMFKTHASEDENVPEHQITFGDESSSGGNSRSFESNDYRLVGLPGDDDVPVEDLFKGEYGKDWKVFSDNGEQEDYLVEHSKNNPLTFQEGKGYWVLSKKALTVGGEIKPVPISKKDTYSITLQPGWCIISNPFTRAVNWEDVQKFNQTNFSIFGYDGSFYESDKLKPFFAYYVYNDEGDEVELEIPYTSISKREQEDKTESKKLSSRPAKITFEVKMKGVERPANVHLVYDAQQSKQDGYTKYMPPLKLSKFGAGIVNKKEANRKKLLHTVGDVLDQDRKHYTIEIKAERKEIIKWTPKISGLDNNIAVMVAEPQKGRAEILENGESYPFMSAEGRKQFEVYIGRNAELEKVKDSMIPQKITLNQNYPNPFNPATTIRFGIKKQSDVTLEVFDVLGRRVKTLVKESLKEGWHQVNFDGRRLASGTYFYRLIVDRKVHTRKMVLIK is encoded by the coding sequence ATGAAAAGAATAGCTACACTTTTAACGCTCGTAATTTCCACTGTATTAATACAGGCTGCATTTGCCCAAACCACCATAAGTACCGGCAAATTTACTACTGGAGCTACCCTTGATGCTGATGCTAATATCTATGCCCTTCAATATGATTCTGCCAATGATCATTATGATGTGGTGAAATATGATGCTCCCGGCTACTCTAGTTCTACGGTGCTATATAATGGACTCTCGTATAATTCATACCCCACTGATATTGAAATTGCTTCTAACGGTGATGTATATTTCCTTGATGGTTTTGATGGAGGGCCTACTAATGGGCAAATTATTACGTTAGATGCATCTAATGGTTATTCCTCCACGGTAATTGCTTCAGGAGACTATTATTCCGCTTTGGGTATAGATTCCAATGATGACATTTTTGTAGCGCAATATGATGGCTCTTCAACATATGAAGTCGTCAAATACGATGTCTCAAATTCATACAGTACAAGTGTTATTTATAACGGTTTGGGTTTAAATTCACCCTACTCTAGAGGGTTGACGATAGATACGAACGATAATATATACGTACTAACAGACTTTAACTTAGATGGGGCTAATGGAAAAATCATCAAATTAACGGCTCCTGGTTATTCTTCTTCAATTGTGGACCAGGGAGACTACTATGTAGGTCTGGCTGCAGATGGCAATGGTGACCTTTTCGCGACAGCCTATGATGGTACAAACGACCATTACGATGTGGTCCAATATACTAATGGAACTGGAACCCCCTCGGTGGTGTACAATGATCTTACATATTCAGGCAGTGACTACCCATTTGGGTTAGGTTCTAACCGAGCGTTGGGAGACCTGGTGATTCCGGACCCTTTTGCATCTGGCGATGGTGCCTTGTATTACTATGACCGTACCGATCCAGTTACTGATGACGCCGATGGAAACCTGACGGCCGGTTCTGGTGTTTCCGAACCCGTAGGTATTGCCAGCACGCTGGACACCTCGGGCGAAGCGATTGATATTTTTGACTTTATCCTCTCTGACGGGGGTAGCGCCGACGGCTTGGCTATGACGGTATCAGAGATAACCGTAAATGTATCCGGAACCTCTACCGATGCCGAGCGAGCCGATGTCACCTGGCGGCTTAATGGTAATGACGCTTCCAATGTAACCGGCACCTACGACGCCGGGGCCGATCAAATTACCTTTACCGGCCTTAGCATTTCTATTGCCGATGGGGGGAGTGAAACTTACACCATTAACGCCTACTACAACGACAACAGCAGCCTTACTGAAGACCGAACCATTATTTTGTCGGTTGATGGGGATACCGACGTGACTACCGGTTCCGGGGGCACCAGCATGGGAACTACCTCAGCTGTGACTAACGGCTCCGGCAGCACCATCGATATTACAGCCAGCCAACTGGCTTTTACGACCCAACCGGCCAGTTCCACTTCCGGTTCGGCCCTGGGTACCCAACCCTTGGTTACTGCCCAAGATGCCTTTGGAAACACCGATGTTGATTTTGCTGAAACAGTAACCTTGACAGAAGCCAGTGCGGGTTCTTTATCCGGGGATATTGATATTACTGCTACCAGCGGAGTAGCCACCTTTACCGATGTGGCCTATACGGCCACGGCCGACCAAGAATCCTTTACTCTCACCGCCAACGATGAAGATGGTTCGGGTAGTGATCTATCAACAGTCGATGCCAATGCCGTATCTTCGGATGTAGTGGCTACCAAACTGGTTTTTAATACCCAGCCTGCACCCACTACCGTTCAAAGCGGTAGTTCTACTGATTTAACGACAGATCCGGTAGTACAGGCCGTGGATGCCAATGATGTTGTTGATACCGGTTACAGCACGGATATTACGCTGGCAGAAGTCAATGGAGCCGGTTCAGCAGTAATGAGTGCTACCGGGGATACTGACGGAAGCAGTGCTACGGTCTCGATATCGCCCTCTTCCGGGGAAGCCACGTTTTCAGATTTACAGCTTACCTATACTGCTTCGGGAGGAAGTGATGAGAATTTTAATTTACAGGCTTCTTCCGGCGGATTAACCACGGCCAACAGTACACAGTTGACAGCTACAGTAAATGATGATCCCACATTAACGGGACTCCCTTCAGATGTTACAGTTACTGAAGACACTGAAAGCGATGTAGATCTGTCTTCGGCGATATTCGGGGATGCAGACGGAGATAATATTACCGTTACGTTCACGGCTTCGGCCGGTACCTTTAGCACTCCCGCCGATGGGTCGGGCGTAGGAGCAGGTGTGACGGAAACGTTAGTTAGTGCCACTGAAATTACTTTGGCAGGAGCTCCCGGGGACATCAATACCTACCTGGATACCAATACGAACATCAAATACACCGGGGCCAGCAATGTCAGTGGTAATGATGCGGCCACTATTACCGTGGAGGCTAACGATGGCAACGGATCGGGGGATGTTAATCTGGGCACAGTGAACCTGGATATTACCAATGTTAATGATAATCCAACGTTAGCGGGACTCCCTTCAGATGTCACGGTTACCGAAGATACCGAAAGTAATGTAGATCTGTCTTCATCAGTATTTGGGGATGTAGACGGGGATAATATTACCATTACGCTGACGGCTTCAGCAGGCACTTTTAGTAGCCCGGCCGATGGATCAGGAGTTGGAAGCGGGGTGACGGAAACCAAGCTGAGTGCTACCGAGATTACCTTAGCAGGTGCTGTCGGGGATATCAATACCTATTTAGACACCAACACAAATATTAAGTACACCGGTAATGCAGATGTAAACGGAGACAATGCTGCCACCATCAGCGTGGAAGCTAATGACGGGAATGGTTCGGGCGATGTATCTTTTGGTAGCCTCAACCTAGATATCACGGCCGTGAATGACAGTCCTACTCTTACAGGGCTCACCTCGGACGTCAGCATTACCGAGGATACCGAAAGCAATGTTGATCTGTCTACTGCGACCTTCGCAGATGTGGAGGGGGATAATCTGACGATTACCTTGACTGCCTCAGCGGGTACTTTCAGCACCCCTGCCGATGGTTCGGGGGTAGGATCCGGGGTAACTGAAACATTGGTAAGTTCTACAGAAATAACTTTGGCCGGATCTCCGGGCGATCTCAATACCTATTTAGATACTAATACGAATATTAAATACACCGGGGCCTCCAATGTGAGCGGAGACAATGCTGCCACGATTACTGTGGAAGCTAATGACGGCAACGGCTCGGGGGATGTAAGCCTTGGTACAGTCAATATTGATATCACCGGTGTGAATGATAACCCAACCCTTAGTGGTCTCCCATCAGATATTACCGTAACCGAAGACACCGAAAGCAATGTGGACTTATCGCTCGCTTCGTTTAGTGATGTGGACGGGGATAATATCACCGTTACCTTAACTGCTTCGGCAGGGACATTTAGTTCTCCGGTCGATGGGGCAGGTATTACGGAAAACCTGGTTAATTCCACAACTATTACGTTGGCCGGTACTCCAGCAGATATTAACACCTACCTGGATACTGATACGAATTTGAAATATACCGGTGACAGTGATGTGAATGGCAATGATGCTGCCACTATCAGTGTAGAGGCTAACGATGGAAACGGATCGGGTGATGTGACCTTTGGAAGTGTGAATATTGATATTACTGCGGTCAATGATCCTCCTACATTGACCGGGTTGCCTAGTGATGTAACGGTTACTGAGGACACCGAAAGCAATGTTGATCTGTCTACTGCGACCTTCGCAGATGTGGAGGGGGATAATCTGACGATTACCTTGACCGCCTCAGCGGGTACTTTTAGCAGTCCTGTCGATGGATCGGGGGTAGGATCCGGGGTAACCGAAACTAAGGTGAGTGCCACTAAAATTACGTTGGCCGGTGCTCCCGGAGATATTAATACGTATCTGGGCACCAGTACGAACATCAAATACACCGGTGATACAGATGCATTTGGTGATGATGCGGCTACCATCAGTGTAGAAGCTGATGACGGGATCTCCGGTGATATTTCCCTGGGAACGGTGAACCTTGATATAGATGGAATTAATGATGAGCCAACCCTCACTGCTACGGGCACAGATCCAACCTTTATAGAAGGAGCAGGAACCCCGGGAACTAATCTTTTTAACAGTATTACTGCTTCTGCGATTGAATCGGGGCAGACACTTACCGAATTTACTCTTACGGTATCTAATATAGCTGACGGGACTGATGAGATTCTGCGATTCGATGGCAGTGATATCTCTTTAACTGATGGCAATTCGGTTACTACGGCTACTAACTCGCTAAGCACAAGTGTAAGTGTGAGTGCCTCCACCGCTACAGTAAGCTTTAATGGAGCTGCGCTGAGTGCAAGTCAGCTACAAACCCTGGTGGATAACTTGGCTTATCGGAATGCTTCAGATGATCCCACAACAGGATCAAGCCGTGTAGTTACGATTACAGAGATTATTGACAGCGGAGGAACGGCCAACGGGGGTGATGACACAGCGGCGCTTTCACTTAGTTCTACCGTAAGTTTAACAGCAGTTAATGATGCTCCGGTTTTAGCCAATCTTGACGGTAATAATACGGGGGTACAGGCAGGCGGCAATGCTGTTCATATAGATGATGGAGAGGATGCCACGGTATCCAATATTGATTCCCAGAATTATAACGGTGGATTTCTGATCATCACGGATAAAGGGGCTAATAATACGGCAAACGGTGACTTTTCTGTTGATGGGACCAATGCAATATCTGGAGGTGATGCAACCATAGCTGCAGGTGAAACCATTTTAGTGGGAGCAACATCGATTGGAACTGTTCATGCCATAAACGATGGACAAGGCGGTAATACACTGCAAATTGATTTAAATTCCGGTTCCACAAATGCCCGGGTACAAACACTGATTCAAAACCTGCACTGGTCAGTAGCTGCAGGTTCCGGAGCTCAGACTTTTACACTGACACTTAATGACGCTGATGGTACAAGTAACAGTGGGGATGAGGATGTAACAGCTGACTTTTCAATGGTTATAGGCAACCCGCCGGTTGTAGGTAATTTAGACGGGGATACCGTAGATTTTGAGGTCGGTGGCTCGGCAGTAACCCTTGATGACGGCGGGAATGTTACCCTCTCTGATGCTGATAGTCCGGCCAGCTTAAACGGCGGGAACGTGACTGTAACCGTATCTGGAAATGCTGATGCTGCTGAGGATCTGCTGCAGATTGATACCGGTGGAACTATATCATTATCAGGAACTACCGCCGGAAGTAACGTAAGTGTAGGGGGCACTGTGGTTGGGACGTTGGCAAATAATATTGCTAACGGCAATGATCTTATAGTCCACTTAAACACGAATGCCACATTAACCAGGGTACAAGAATTGTTACGGGCAATACAGTATAAAAATACCGCAAGTCCTGTATCCGTGTTTAGCCGAGAAGTAAGTGTTACGCTCACCGATAATGACGGACTTTCGAGTATTACCTCTACGGTATCTGTAAATCTGGCCGGGAATCCCCCAATTATGACTTCCGGCAATGTTACAAAAACCATTGATGAACATACGGCATCCGGAACAGCTATTACTGACAGTGATGCCAAAGATGGAGATGGCGGAGCTGCAGATGCCAATATGAGTTATGCTATTAGTTCAGGTAACCAGGATTATAACGGAGATGGGAGTTCCGCTTTTGCCATCGACATTGACGGGAAACTAACGGTTGATGATGCTTCTGATCTGGATTATGAGGGCTCCCAAACATTCTCATTAACGGTTGAAGCTACGGATACTTTCAATCAGTCGGTTACGCAGTCAGTCACGGTGAACTTGAATGATCTTGCAGAAACCTTTGTGGTCGACGGAGATTCACAGGACTCCTTTGACAGTAAATCAGAAGCCGAAGAGCGTTCCGACGGCGGTGGGTTAGATGTATATGAGGCGATAGGGTTGGCACAGGTAGAATCCAGTAGCCTCGACACCATCCGAATTAAAGAACCGCAAACATCTACGGAACAGATTTTCGTTTCCGGCAAGTCTCAGCAGGTTAATGCGGTAGTGGAAATTGCATCAGGCGTTACGCGTACCGGTACCAACGGAGCGTATATCTTCAGTTCTGACGGCAGCTCATTTGAAAAAATAATCAATAACGGTGATCTGGAGCAGGGGCAGGGTAGTTCAGTAGACCCGGTTTCGGCTTTTTACTTGAAAAATACAACGCTGACCAATGGCTTTGAAAATAACGGGCTTATCAAGAATGACTTTGGGGCTGCAACCAACCAGGCTATAATTATAGATCAGACCTCCACCATTGACGGGGATGTTACCAATACCGGGACGATTACCGGGGCAGCAACGGGTATTGATATCCGGGCCTCAATTAACGGCATCTTTTCGAACAGTGGTACAATTACAGGTGATACCTATGGCGGATACTTCGCAAGCGATATTAATGGAAATGTTACGAACTCCGGCACAATAACAGCTGTTTCGGGTAATGCACTTCGAATTGTTGGTGCTATAAACGGTACGCTGACCAATAAATCTGGCGGAACGCTTGAAAGTACTAATAATGTAGCGCTACAGCTGGGCAGTACAGATCATACTGTTGTAAATCGAGGAGACCTTACCGGCGGTAACGGTACGGCGGTAGAGCTTGGCGACGGTAATGACACCTTTACGGCAGAATCAGGAACAATTACCGGGGTTGTAGATGGGGGAGCAGGGAATGATACATTCAATGGAAACAATGCCGCTGAACAGTTCGCAGGTGGTACCGGTGATGATATTATCAATCCCGGTGAAGGCAGTGATACCATCACTTTTGGAGATGGTGCTGATGAGGTCCATGGAACGGCTCAAGAGCTGAACGGCGATACTATTACCGATGCAGCTGATGGAAATACCGTTGTCTTAGAAGGGGAAACAGGTTTTGGGTACCCGGCGACTGTCCGTACTAAAAAGGATCAGCTTGAAATTGATTTGAACCAAGATGGGTTTGGAAATGCGGATGATATTTTTGTTGATGCGTCCGGTATTGAAGGCTTCTTATTGGTGGTAACGGATGATGGTACCGATACTCGTATAACCATTACTGATAATACCCCACCAAGCATAACGTCTAATAGTACGATCAATTTTGATGAGAATAATACCGGTACGGTCGTCGATGTTGAAGCTACTGACGGCGAGGGCAATGGGGCAGATCAAAATATCAGTTATACTCTCTCGGGAACCGACGCCGGGCTGTTCTCCATCGATGCGAAGAATGGTGAAATAACTTTTAAGAACGTGCCCAATTATGAAACTCCGATTGACGATAATACGGACAATAGCTATGAAGTAACTGCAGAGGCAAATGATGGAATCGTGACTGTAACTCAGGCGATAACAATTACGGTGAAAGATGTTAATGAATCGCCCGCCATAACTGCTATTAGCGATCAAACAATTAATGAAGGTAGTTCTACAAATGCCCTTTCATTTACCATATCGGATGTTGACAATACTTTTGGGGAACTGACCATTACTGCTTCTTCTTCCAACCAAACACTTTTGCCGGATGCCAATATAACGCTCGGCGGTAGTGATGGAAATCGCACGGTTACCCTAAGTCCTGCTGCCTACCAGAACGGCAGTACAACTGTTACACTCGCTGTTTCCGATGGGGCACTGTCTCAGTCTACATCGTTTACGCTTAGTGTCACTGCTGTTAATAACGAACCGGTTATTAGCGGTACGCCAGCCAAGACTATTAATGAAGATGTTGCTTACAGCTTTACTCCTTCAGCCAGTGATCAGGAAGGAGACAATCTTACATTTACGATCCAGAATAAGCCAGGCTGGCTTTCCTTCGACCAACAAACCGGAAGTCTCTCTGGAACCCCGCTTAACGATGATGTGGGCGTTTATAAGGATATTATCATTACAGTTTCAGATGGCAATGGAGGATCAGCAAACTTGCCTGCATATGATCTGACAGTACAAAATGTAAATGATGCGCCGGTTGTTGATGCGGGTATCGCTGATCAGAGTACCGTGCAAAACAAATCCTTCAATTTTACTATACCTGCCGATGCGTTTGATGATGTAGATGCCGGTGATGCTTTAACACTATCGGTTGCCGGCTTGCCCGATGGACTTACTTTCGATGCTGCTAAAAACCTTATCAATGGTAGTGCTACGGCAGTTGATGTTGGTTCTAATACCGTAACGGTAACAGCTGAAGACCAATCAGGCAAAACAGTAAGCACTACCTTCAATTTGGAGGTCTCGGCAGAAGTACCGGGTAAAATTGTGTTATCAAATCCGGCTGATGCACTAACGGATGTGAAGGTGCGACCGCTGTTTGAATGGCAAAAAGAGTTGATTTCGCAGAAGTATGAAATCCAAATTGCTACTACCAGCTCTTTTGCGAGCGCAGATATTGTCATAAATACTGACGTTTCGGGAGATACAAAATTTGAGCCTTCTGCTGATTTGGCACGCAATACCACCTTTTTCTGGCGTGTTCGAGGTATAAATTTGGGGGTTCATGGAGATTGGTCGGCGGTAAATAGTTTCACAACTGTTCCTAAAGTTCCTGCAAAGGTTGTTTTGGATAGTCCGGCAGATCAAAGCAAGGATATAGCTTTACAACCCACGTTGACCTGGAATAGCGCAGCCCGTACTGCTGACTATCAGTTCCAACTGGCTACGGGTAGTGCTTTTGGACAGGGTGAAATCATCATAGACCAAAATAATATCACAAAAACAGAAATAGGTGTTACCAGCCAATTAGACCGGAAAACGACGTATTATTGGCGGGTTCGCGGTAAAAATACAGGGGGAGAAGGAGAATGGTCTTCAACCTTTCAGTTCGTAACACTACCCGCTATTCCGGCCAAGGTAACACTTAAATCTCCGGGAGATCAACATGGAAGTTTTCCTCTCGATGGAACACTTAGTTGGGAGACTGTGAGTGGCGCCAGTTCTTATGAAATACAGATATCGAATGATTCAGAATTTTCAGACGTCGTAGTTTCAAAGAAAAATATCAACACTGAAAAGTATATTTTAGATGGTCAGCTTTCAGACTTTTCAACATATTATTGGCGAGTAAGGGCCTGGAACAGTGCCGGAAATGGAAATTGGTCGAACAGTAGAAGCTTTATGACCGTTGCCCAAGCTCCGGTATTAACGTTCCCGGCTGATCAAGAGAAAGATATTAGTATTGCCCCGGAACTGTCTTGGCAAAGCGGATATGAAAAGACTTCATTTCGCGTAAAAATTGCTACAGAAGACCAGTTACAAGATATCGTAACGGATACAGTTGTAGAATCGACCACATTAAGTCTGGAAGGGCTTGCTACTAATACTCCATATTATTGGCATGTACGTGTAGAAAGTAATGGCAGTACCAGTCCTTATAGTTCAATATATATGTTTAAAACTCATGCCTCTGAAGATGAGAATGTACCTGAACATCAGATTACTTTTGGTGATGAGTCTTCTTCCGGTGGTAATAGCCGAAGTTTCGAGTCTAATGATTACCGGTTGGTTGGATTACCCGGTGATGATGATGTTCCGGTAGAGGATCTTTTTAAAGGCGAATACGGTAAAGACTGGAAGGTATTTTCCGATAATGGAGAACAAGAAGATTATCTTGTTGAACATTCGAAGAATAATCCGCTAACCTTTCAGGAAGGAAAAGGGTATTGGGTGCTTAGTAAAAAGGCCCTTACGGTTGGGGGAGAAATAAAACCTGTTCCCATTTCGAAGAAAGATACCTACAGCATTACACTGCAGCCGGGCTGGTGTATAATTAGTAATCCCTTTACCCGAGCGGTTAATTGGGAAGATGTTCAAAAATTTAACCAAACAAACTTCTCCATTTTTGGGTATGATGGCAGTTTTTATGAGAGCGACAAGTTAAAACCGTTTTTCGCTTACTATGTGTATAATGATGAAGGAGATGAAGTTGAGTTAGAGATTCCTTATACCAGTATTAGTAAAAGAGAACAGGAAGATAAAACAGAAAGCAAAAAACTCTCTTCAAGACCGGCAAAAATTACATTCGAGGTTAAAATGAAGGGGGTAGAACGTCCTGCTAATGTGCATCTGGTATATGATGCGCAACAGAGTAAACAAGACGGGTATACAAAATATATGCCCCCGTTGAAGCTCAGTAAATTTGGCGCTGGAATTGTAAATAAGAAGGAAGCTAACCGAAAAAAATTACTGCATACTGTTGGGGATGTTCTGGATCAGGATCGCAAGCATTATACGATAGAAATTAAAGCTGAGAGAAAAGAGATCATTAAATGGACCCCTAAGATATCGGGTCTTGATAATAATATCGCAGTAATGGTGGCAGAACCTCAAAAAGGCAGAGCCGAAATACTCGAAAACGGAGAATCGTATCCGTTTATGTCTGCTGAAGGAAGAAAACAGTTTGAAGTATATATCGGAAGGAATGCTGAACTTGAGAAAGTAAAAGACAGCATGATACCTCAGAAAATTACGTTGAATCAAAACTACCCGAATCCCTTTAACCCGGCTACAACAATTCGGTTCGGCATTAAAAAACAGAGTGACGTAACCCTTGAGGTATTTGATGTACTGGGAAGAAGAGTAAAGACTTTGGTTAAGGAAAGCCTAAAAGAAGGATGGCACCAAGTTAATTTTGACGGACGGCGTTTAGCCAGCGGTACCTATTTTTATCGATTAATTGTGGACCGAAAAGTACATACCAGAAAGATGGTCTTGATTAAATAG